Genomic segment of Rattus norvegicus strain BN/NHsdMcwi chromosome 7, GRCr8, whole genome shotgun sequence:
CCTGAAACACAGCGAGCACTTAGGCAAATGTTTCCTGTGTTTGAGGACGATGGCGTTCGTTCTCATCAGCCCCTAGAGCACAAGCAAGTTAAGGAACTGGCAGAGTCTGTTCATGTCTATGGGGTTACTGCTAATTTTACCATGTCACAGGTAGAAAGACTAGCAAGCATTGCCATGACTCCAGCAGACTGGCAATCTGTGACAAAGGCCTGTCTCCTTAGCATGGGACAGTATATTGAGTGGAAGGCATTGTGGCACGATGCTTGCCAAGCACAAGCACGCGCAAATGCAGCAGCAGGACAACCTGCCTGGACATTTGACATGTTAACTGGACAAGGGCAATGGGCCAATAATCAAACTGCCTTCCCCTTGGAGGTATATGCCCAGATTGCTATTAGTGCTGTCAAGGCATGGAAAGCTCTAACTAACAGAGGAGAGGTGTCCGGGAACCTGACCAAGGTCATCCAAGGACCAAGTGagcctttctcagattttgtggCCCGCATGATGGAGGCTGCTGGTAGGATTTTTGGAGACCAAGACCAGGCCATGCCCTTAATAGAACAGTTAGTTTTTGAACAATGTACCAAAGAATGCCGCAATGCAATCCTCCCCTGGAAATCTAAGGGGCTGCAGGCTTGGCTGAAAGCCTGTAGGGAAATAGGAGGACCACTTACCAATACTGGTCTAGCCGCGGCTATATTACAAGGACAAAGGCGGCCTGGCCTCTCTAGCAGAGGCATCACGTGTTTCCAATGTGGAAAGCCCGGTCATATGAAAAGGGAGTGCAGGAATCAGAATCCTGGCTTTAATCCAAAGAAAGCCCCAGGACTGTGTCCAAAGTGTAAGAAAGGGAAACATTGGGCCAATGAGTGCAGGTCAGTAAAGGACATAACAGGGAAACCCTTGGATATGTCAAAAAAACTCCAACGGGGCCCCCGTcctcagggccctcaaatatatggggcaacCAGCTCCCCGGTAACCTGGGCTCATCAAACTTCCCCAGGAGAGCCACTCCGGGTTCCGCAGGATTAGACCTCCGTGCCACCTCCAGAATCGTTGTAACCCCTCAAATGGGGGTGCAGCCTATCCCCTCTGACTTTCATGGCCCTTTACCACCCAATACAGTCGGGCTGCTTTTAGGATGCTCCTCTACTACTCTTAAAGGATTGGTGGTACATCCTGGGGTTATTGATCAAGATTATGAGGGCCAGTTGAAGATCATGTGCTCCTCCCCATgaggtctcttctccatttccccagGTGACTGGATTGCACAATTGCTTGTTTTACCCAGTTATCATGCCCAGTTTAAATCGGGAAgtacaaaaagaggaaagaagggtttCGGC
This window contains:
- the LOC134479844 gene encoding igE-binding protein-like, coding for MPLFGFSLAMEGLLLVFIVTVVFLLVVLKCEDIVKAGQNIQESMSETEQSEKLGARKKKKVTKTKVKEIQKAEEMPLEEKIGIPRRMKYKSSGEDTLYPLKESEALELTGSDSEQELSESEEEELEEEAARYEEERYGPRWRATVKKPKVINASVASTPPPYIEGKCEYSFCPPETQRALRQMFPVFEDDGVRSHQPLEHKQVKELAESVHVYGVTANFTMSQVERLASIAMTPADWQSVTKACLLSMGQYIEWKALWHDACQAQARANAAAGQPAWTFDMLTGQGQWANNQTAFPLEVYAQIAISAVKAWKALTNRGEVSGNLTKVIQGPSEPFSDFVARMMEAAGRIFGDQDQAMPLIEQLVFEQCTKECRNAILPWKSKGLQAWLKACREIGGPLTNTGLAAAILQGQRRPGLSSRGITCFQCGKPGHMKRECRNQNPGFNPKKAPGLCPKCKKGKHWANECRSVKDITGKPLDMSKKLQRGPRPQGPQIYGATSSPVTWAHQTSPGEPLRVPQD